Below is a window of Allomuricauda ruestringensis DSM 13258 DNA.
TTCAGTTTCGTTACTACGCAAGTGGACTGTAAAAATAAGGAACCTAACGATTTGCCGCTTGCCATTTCAGCTTCAGGAACGCCAACCATTACCACATCGGTTCTATTTGTAGAAGACTTGCCCATTTCGGATGTGAATGTCAACTTGGAGTTGGACCATACCTATTTGGAGGATTTGATCATTACCCTTACATCTCCGGAAGGAACCGTGGTAACGTTAATTTCGAACACTTGTGGAGATGCGAATAACATCAACGCGGTTTTTGATGATGATGGGAGCCCTGTAACATGTGGGGATAATCCTGCCATTTCTGGAACGGTAACACCTTTAGGGTCATTGGCATCATTAAAGGGAGAATCCATATTGGGTGAGTGGATATTGGAAATACAGGATACTGCTGCAAGTGATGGGGGAAACTTGATAGGTTTCTCTTTGGATGTTTGTATAGAAGGAAACTATCGTCCAGATGAGGACGAGGATGGGGTTTTTGATGATGGGGACGACCTTTGTTTGGGAACGCCCAAAGGTGTGGAAGTGGATACCAACGGCTGTGCCATTTATAGGTTTGCTTCGGACAATTTTGAAATCGAAATTAAAAGTGAAACTTGTAGAAGCAGCAACAACGGGTCAATAACGGTAAGCCCTTTTGATACCTCCATTACCTATACTGCAGTTTTGGACGGTGCGAACGGTACGGAATCATTTGATTTTACAAACTCCCAAACCTTTACTAATTTATCTGCAGGAGAATACTCCCTTTGTATTACAGGAACCAATGGAACGATTACCTATCAAGAAGTATGTTTTAATGCCGTAATTATCCAACCCGATGTGCTGGATATAGATGCGGTGATAGATTCAGGTATTGTGAGCGTGGAATTGAATGGAGCTTCATTTTATAATGTGGAACTCAATGGATTGGTAACACAGACCGAAGCACCCAAAGTTCAACTTGCTTTAAAGGAAGGTGTCAATACATTAAGAGTGTATTCAAACTTGCCATGCCAGGGAGTGATTGAAAAGACCCTGTTCTACTCTTCAAGGCCAATTATTTCACCAAACCCAGTGGATGCTGTTACCGAGGTTTATTTGGCGGGCTATGAAGGAGATGTTGGTATACAAATATTTACTGCCAATGGTAGATTGGTTCGGACCGATAACAGAAAGGTTTATGGAAATGATTTACAATTGGATTTGTCGAACCTGCCCAAAGGAATTTATTATTTAGGTGTAGAAAAAGCGGGGATAAAAGAAATGTTTAAACTTATAAAAAGATGATTCGGAATATAATTGGGCTGTCCATAGCGGTTTTGTTGGTTTCTTGTGGGGGAGATGATGGTCCACCACCCGCTCCAAAGGGTGCAGCGTTGGTGTTTCCCGAAGAAAATTCTGAGTGCACTACGGGAACCGATATCAGCGAAACATCCACTCAGGTCACATTTCGGTGGATAGCGTCCGATAATACAGAAAGCTATACATTGAGCGTTGTAAATTTAGACACCAATGTCCCGCAAAATATATCTACCACATCCACTTCAGCGAGTCTTAACATAACAAAGGGAACGCCTTATGCTTGGTCTGTAACGTCTCGGAATTCAGCTTCGGATCAAGTAGCTTCCAGTGCAACTTGGTTGTTCTACAATGCGGGTTCTCAAACTACTTACACGCCGTTTCCAGCGCAATTGGTAAATCCTCTATCAGGATCCACAGTGCAAAAGGATATTGCAAACGAAGTGCTTTTGGAATGGTCCGGAGCAGATGTGGATAACGATATTGAATCTTTTGAAGTACTTTTCTCGGATACCGATCCACCGACAACATCAGTTGGAATCACTAATGCAAGCACCATGGAAATACCGGTAGGTGTTGAATCTGGAACTGTTTATTATTGGAGGGTGATCACAACGGATTTAGAAGGGAATACCTCCGATTCCGGGGTGTTCGACTTTAAAGTCCTCTAAACTACTTGCCATTGAATTGGTTCATGGTGTTTTTTGCACCAGCAAATACAAACGAGCGTATAAGGTCTGTAGATTTTTTCAGGCGTTCCGGCATGGCTTTTTGTTGGTCGGCATCCCATTTGCCCAAAACATAATCAATTTGGTTGCCTTTACTAAAATCGGAACCGACACCAAATCTAAAACGGTTGTATTTGGTTGTCTGTAACACATTTTGGATGTCTTTTAATCCATTGTGGCCACCATCACTTCCTTTGCCTTTTAAACGGATAGAACCAAAAGGAAGGTTTAAGTCATCGGTAATGATCAATACATTATCCAGACTAATATTTTCCTTATCCATCCAATATTTTACAGCTTTGCCGCTCAAATTCATATAAGTTGAGGGCTTTAAACAAACCACGCTTTTTCCTTTGTGCTTAAAAGTGGCAACTGCACCCAATTTGGCACTTTCAAAAGTAAAATCTTCTTGCTCCGCTAAAAAATCTAGAATCTTGAAGCCTATATTGTGACGGGTTTCCTCGTATTTGATTCCAATATTTCCAAGGCCAACAATCAGAAATTTTTTCATGGGGTCGGTTTCTTGCAGTAGTTTTTTTGATGAGCCAAAAAGCTTATTGATTAAATTGAGCATCGGCTGTGTTTCATTTGTCTAAAAATACAAAAGCATCCCAAATTTTACCAAGGTAAAAAGGGATGCTCTTGCAAAATGTTTAAAGTGCTATTCCGCAGCTTCTGCTTCAGGAGCTTCGCCACCTTCGGCAGTTTCTCCTTCTGCTCCTTCTACTCCTTCTTCATCTTCATCCTCGGCTAGCTCATCATCAATAGAAGTTCTAGATGCTTTAACCTGAACGATAGCAGTGCTATCTGGGTGCAAGAATGTGTAGTCGTCGTTAAGAATGGTTTCTACAGCAATGGTCTGTCCGATCCTCAACTTGGAAATATCAATAGTGATAAAATCAGGAAGCAAATCGGGCAGTGCTCTAATGGATAGCTTTCGCTTTCTGAAAAGCAAGCGACCACCATTTTTAACCCCTGGGGAGTTTCCTTCCAAACGTACCGGGATTCTCATGGTGATTGGTTTGTCCTCGAACAATTGATAGAAATCGATGTGAAGGATGTTGTCGGTTACAGGGTGAAATTGAATATCCTGCAATACGGCGGCAAACTTTTGGCCATCCTCCAATTCAATTACTACGGTGTGCGCATTTGGAGTGTACACCAAGTCTTTGAATGCGATTTCATCTGCTGAAAAATGCACTGGCTTATCCCCTCCGTACAGCACGCAAGGGACCTTTCCAGCATTACGTAAGGCCTTGGTAGAAACCTTGCCCACGCTTTCTCTTTGGGATCCTTTGATTGTAATTGACTTCATAACTTCTATTATAATATTTAAATTAAATTCTAAAACTAACTTTTCGAGGTGCCCGTGCTGTCAGCCTGAGCACTTCGACTCCGCTCAGTATAAACTTCGTCGAAGGCTACATTAAAAATTTTGAAGATATTGACGTGTTGTGATGTACCCGGTGCATAACATCTGCAAAGAGGTCGGCACAAGACAATACCTTTATTTTTTCTTTTTCATGATTTACCGGAATGGAATCGGTAACGATTAGTTCCGACAATTTTGATTCCTCTATTCTTTCGTAAGCCTTACCGGATAGTAATCCATGTGTTGTTACGGCACGTACGCTTTCAGCACCTCTTTCCATCATCAAATCGGCAGCTTTGGTAAGTGTGCCGGCCGTATCAACCATATCATCCACCAAAACTACGTTTTTGCCCTGAACATCGCCAATAAGTTCCATGTGCGAAATTACATTGGCCTTGGCCCTTTGCTTGTAACAGATCACTACATCGCATTCCAAAGCTTTGGAATAGGCGTAAGCTCTTTTGGAACCACCCATATCGGGAGATGCAATGCACAAATTGTCCAAATTAAGACCTCTTAAATAAGGAAGGAACAAGGTAGAGGCAAACAGATGATCCACTGGCTTTTCAAAGAAGCCCTGGATTTGGTCTGCATGCAGGTCCATGGTTATTATCCTTGTTGCGCCAGCGGTCTCCAACATTTTGGCCACCAACTTGGCGGCGATGGGAACACGTGGCTTGTCCTTTCTATCTTGTCTGGCCCAACCAAAATAAGGCATAACGGCCGTAATGTGTCTTGCGGAAGCTCTTTTGGCAGCATCCAACATCAACAACATTTCCATCAAGTTTTCCGAGCTTGGATTCGTAGAACCGATGATAAAAATCCTGGCTCCTCGAATAGATTCCTCGAACGATGGCTGGAATTCACCATCGCTATACCGTGAGAATTGGACTTTTCCCAATTCTGCACCATAAGAAGCAGCGATTTTCTTGCCCAGCTCTACACTTTGGGTACAAGCAAAAATTTTAGGTTCCGGAACTTGATAGGCCATTACAATCTCTTGTTAACTAGCGTTTTAAAGTACTTTTTTGTAAGGAGGTGCAAATTTAAGAATTAATTCGGGTTGCTAAAGGATAAATCAAAGTATTTTTTGGTGATAAATAAAAAATATTTTTTAGCTTTGCACTCGCATTTAAAAAATGTGGTACCAATGCCTTGGTGGCGGAACTGGTAGACGCGCTGGATTCAAAATCCAGTTCCTTCGGGAGTGGGGGTTCGATTCCCCCCCAAGGTACTAAAGGGATAGGCCGAGATTTAAATCTCGGCCTATTTTTTTGGTACAACATTATCGGCAGAGTGTTTTTGATGCCCGTGAAAATTGACAGCACCTCCACCTACCATAAGCATCTGAACCCCGTGTTTGTTGGTCATTTCCAAAAAAAAGGTCCATATTCCCTTTCCATTGCCTCATTTTCACGTAGTAATTTGTATGATGAATTTATTCTTGTCATGTTTGGCCTTTGTGGGAAACCGGTTGATGCCCTGCATCAGGTCCAAGAAACGGTAAAAACGCTCTGTAGGGGTGAGTGCCAGAAAATCTCTTTCCTGTTCCATATTGGCTTCATCTTTGGTACGAAATTGAACTTGCATATGTCTAATTATTACCATCCTAGATTATAAAGATATTACAAATTGGCCAGAGCCATGTTTTTTTTAAAAATAGCCACGAGTGGATAAGGCAAGAAAAAGCGGGTTCATTGCTATGTCATGTTATTTTTTTGAGGCTTGTTCTTCAGGGAGAAAACTTAACCGCTTTCCAAAAGTCTAATTTTTGCAATATGCCCGTTTTGTGTTAAATGTCGCTGGTGTTAGGCTTTCACTGTCCTTAATTATTTTTTTAACATTTTTGTTAAAAAAATGTGAAAAAAAATTTGGCAAGAATGATGCTTGTTGGATTTTTTCTGAGCCCTTATTCTGCGTTTGCTCCGACGGATTTTTACAGTTCCAAAACACAAATGTTGATAAAAGTGTTAAGAACCTAATGGGTGCAACTTAAAATTCAACAGAAGAAAATATGAATTTTACATTCAAGCTATTTTTTACAACTCCAAACCGTTTTCTTCATGCAGATTACTCAAATAACCAAGAGGGACTTTAGTACGCAAGAATTTGATTTACACAAGATTACCAATGCAATCTTGAAGGCTATGACCGCGGTAGACCATGGCCAGATCAACAATGCGCAGGCCATTGCCAGTAACGTCAACAAGGTGTTGTTGGAACGAAAGAGCCAAGACGAACATTATTTGCCTACCGTCGAAGAAGTGCAAGATGTAGTGGAGAACGAACTTATGAATAGTGAGTTCCACGATGCCGCAAAAGCCTATATTATTTATAGAAACAAAAGGGCACAAATGCGCGAATCGGATATTTTCGAGAAGCGTATCAACCTGAAGCCTTATGAGTATCCTCAATTGTATGAGTACGTACCAGCGATCCGACACTCTTATTGGATACATACTGAGTTTAATTTCACCAGTGATATCCAAGATTTTAAATCCGGGTTGAACGAAGTTGAACAGAGTGCCATCAAGAATACCATGTTGGCCATTTCCCAAATTGAGGTGGCGGTAAAATCATTCTGGGGGGATATTTATCATAGAATGCCAAAGCCGGAAATTGGTTCGGTCGGAGCTACGTTTGCCGAGAGTGAGGTGCGTCATCACGATGCATACTCCCATCTTTTGGAGATTTTGGGATTGAACCAGGAGTTTGAAAACCTGAAGAAGAAACCTGTTATCATGAAACGAGTGCAGTATTTGGAGACTGCGCTTAAAAATGCAAAAAGTGAGAACAACAAGGAATATGCAGAATCTATCTTACTTTTCTCCCTTTTCATTGAACATGTGTCCCTCTTCTCTCAGTTTTTGATCATTATGGCTTTCAATAAGCACAAAAATGTGCTGAAAGGAATTTCCAATGTGGTTGAGGCGACTTCAAAAGAAGAGCAAATTCATGGTGATTTCGGTATCGATGTAATCAACATCATCAAAAAAGAACACCCAGAGTGGTTCGATGATGCTTATAAAGAAATGATCCAGGACATCTGTGTAAAAGCATTCGATGCAGAAAGCAGAATAGTGGACTGGATTTTTGAAGCAGGTGAATTGGACTTTCTGCCAAAGAACTTGGTGAACGAATTCATCAAAAACAGATTTAACAATTCCTTGGAGAGTATTGGAATCTCCAAAATATTCGATGTCGATCAAAAGCTATTAGATCAGACCGAATGGTTCGATGACGAGATCATAGGAACAAAACACGGAGACTTTTTTGTAAAAAGATCCATCAACTACAGCAAAAGAACACAAAGTATAACAAGCGACGACCTTTTTTAAATTATGGAGAAGAGAACACAAACAACCCCGACCACCGATCAAAAGCAGGATAACAAAACGCAAGAACTTGTTAACGCAAGAAAGGATACCTTGTCTAAACTCAAAACAGAGGGAGGCAAAGGATTTGAATGGTTGAACGAATATAGCCGAAAATTTTTGGCGTCTGGATACCTTACCGAAGGTGTAAGTCCAGAGGAACGTATCCGTGAGATTGGTGATAGGGCAGAGGAGATTTTGCAGATTCCGGGGTATTCGGACAAATTCTACGGCTATATGTCCGAAGGGTTTTTCTCTTTGGCTTCTCCAGTATGGTCCAATTTTGGAAAAAAGCGTGGGTTGCCCATTAGTTGCTTTGGATCGCACATTGATGATGATATGGGGAACATCCTATACACCCAATCAGAGGTCGGAATGATGTCGAAGCTTGGTGGTGGAACATCAGGATACTTTGGTAAAATAAGGCATAGGGGGGCTCCTGTAAAAAATAACGGGCAAGCTTCTGGAGCGGTTCACATAATGCAGTTGTTCGAATCCATGGTCGATGTGGTCAGTCAAGGATCGGTACGTCGAGGTCGTTTTTCTCCATACTTACCTATTGACCATAAGGACATTATGGAGTTTTTGGAAATAGGTACGGAAGGAAACCCTATACAACAATTGACCCATGGGGTAACTGTAACCAACCAATGGATGCAGGAAATGGTCGAGGGTGATGTTGAAAAAAGAACTGTGTGGGCCAAGGTATTGCAGCGTAGGGGAGAAATGGGATACCCTTATATATTCTTCTCCGACAATGCCAATGACGGTGCCGCGGATGTCTACAAAGACAAAAACCACCGTATCCACGCTAGTAACCTGTGTACGGAAATCATGTTACCATCCAACGATGATTGGTCGTTTGTATGCGTACTTTCCAGTATCAACTTAATGCATTACGACAAATGGAAGAAGACCGATGCGGTTGAAACCATGGTTCACTTTTTGGATGCCGTAATTACCGAGTTTATCGAAAAACTGGAAGCATACAGAGATTCTTCCGATAGGGAAGATCGACAAACCTTCCTATTTATGGAGAGGGCCTACAACTTTGCCAAGCAAAACCGTTCGTTGGGCCTAGGTGCTTTGGGTTGGCACTCCTTATTGCAGTCCAAAAGATTGGCGTTCAACAGTCAAGAAGCCTACAATCTTAACAGCGAGATTTTTAGGGAAATCAAGGAGCGCTCTTACAAAGCATCCGAGCAATTGGCAGAACGTTTTGGCGAGCCAGAAGTATTGAAAGGCTACGGAAGACGCAATGCAACCTTGAACGCTATTGCGCCAACCACATCATCCGCCTTTATTTTGGGGCAGGTATCCCAAGGAATTGAGCCTATTTGGTCCAATTGCTATGTAAAAGATATCGCCAAGATCAAGGTGACCATCAAAAATCCGTTCTTAATGGATTTGTTGGAAGAAAAAGGACAGAACACTTCCGAGGTATGGAAGAGCATCCGTGATATGGATGGTTCCGTACAACACTTGGACTTTTTGACCGAAGAGGAGAAAGCGGTGTTCAAAACCTATTCAGAATTGGATCAGTTGGACATTGTGTACCAAGCGGCCAATAGACAAAACCACATTGATCAAGGACAATCGGTGAACATTATTGTACACCCCGACATGCCTACCAAGGATATCAACAAAATCCACGTAACCGCATGGAAACTCGGTTTAAAATCGTTGTACTATCAGCATAGTATGAATGCTGCACAGAAATTTAAACAAAAGAAAGATTGTGTTAGCTGTGAGGCATAGGTAAAAAACGACCGATCATAAATGAA
It encodes the following:
- a CDS encoding 50S ribosomal protein L25/general stress protein Ctc, giving the protein MKSITIKGSQRESVGKVSTKALRNAGKVPCVLYGGDKPVHFSADEIAFKDLVYTPNAHTVVIELEDGQKFAAVLQDIQFHPVTDNILHIDFYQLFEDKPITMRIPVRLEGNSPGVKNGGRLLFRKRKLSIRALPDLLPDFITIDISKLRIGQTIAVETILNDDYTFLHPDSTAIVQVKASRTSIDDELAEDEDEEGVEGAEGETAEGGEAPEAEAAE
- a CDS encoding ribose-phosphate pyrophosphokinase, with the protein product MAYQVPEPKIFACTQSVELGKKIAASYGAELGKVQFSRYSDGEFQPSFEESIRGARIFIIGSTNPSSENLMEMLLMLDAAKRASARHITAVMPYFGWARQDRKDKPRVPIAAKLVAKMLETAGATRIITMDLHADQIQGFFEKPVDHLFASTLFLPYLRGLNLDNLCIASPDMGGSKRAYAYSKALECDVVICYKQRAKANVISHMELIGDVQGKNVVLVDDMVDTAGTLTKAADLMMERGAESVRAVTTHGLLSGKAYERIEESKLSELIVTDSIPVNHEKEKIKVLSCADLFADVMHRVHHNTSISSKFLM
- a CDS encoding ribonucleoside-diphosphate reductase subunit alpha, which encodes MEKRTQTTPTTDQKQDNKTQELVNARKDTLSKLKTEGGKGFEWLNEYSRKFLASGYLTEGVSPEERIREIGDRAEEILQIPGYSDKFYGYMSEGFFSLASPVWSNFGKKRGLPISCFGSHIDDDMGNILYTQSEVGMMSKLGGGTSGYFGKIRHRGAPVKNNGQASGAVHIMQLFESMVDVVSQGSVRRGRFSPYLPIDHKDIMEFLEIGTEGNPIQQLTHGVTVTNQWMQEMVEGDVEKRTVWAKVLQRRGEMGYPYIFFSDNANDGAADVYKDKNHRIHASNLCTEIMLPSNDDWSFVCVLSSINLMHYDKWKKTDAVETMVHFLDAVITEFIEKLEAYRDSSDREDRQTFLFMERAYNFAKQNRSLGLGALGWHSLLQSKRLAFNSQEAYNLNSEIFREIKERSYKASEQLAERFGEPEVLKGYGRRNATLNAIAPTTSSAFILGQVSQGIEPIWSNCYVKDIAKIKVTIKNPFLMDLLEEKGQNTSEVWKSIRDMDGSVQHLDFLTEEEKAVFKTYSELDQLDIVYQAANRQNHIDQGQSVNIIVHPDMPTKDINKIHVTAWKLGLKSLYYQHSMNAAQKFKQKKDCVSCEA
- the pth gene encoding aminoacyl-tRNA hydrolase, which encodes MLNLINKLFGSSKKLLQETDPMKKFLIVGLGNIGIKYEETRHNIGFKILDFLAEQEDFTFESAKLGAVATFKHKGKSVVCLKPSTYMNLSGKAVKYWMDKENISLDNVLIITDDLNLPFGSIRLKGKGSDGGHNGLKDIQNVLQTTKYNRFRFGVGSDFSKGNQIDYVLGKWDADQQKAMPERLKKSTDLIRSFVFAGAKNTMNQFNGK
- a CDS encoding ribonucleotide-diphosphate reductase subunit beta is translated as MQITQITKRDFSTQEFDLHKITNAILKAMTAVDHGQINNAQAIASNVNKVLLERKSQDEHYLPTVEEVQDVVENELMNSEFHDAAKAYIIYRNKRAQMRESDIFEKRINLKPYEYPQLYEYVPAIRHSYWIHTEFNFTSDIQDFKSGLNEVEQSAIKNTMLAISQIEVAVKSFWGDIYHRMPKPEIGSVGATFAESEVRHHDAYSHLLEILGLNQEFENLKKKPVIMKRVQYLETALKNAKSENNKEYAESILLFSLFIEHVSLFSQFLIIMAFNKHKNVLKGISNVVEATSKEEQIHGDFGIDVINIIKKEHPEWFDDAYKEMIQDICVKAFDAESRIVDWIFEAGELDFLPKNLVNEFIKNRFNNSLESIGISKIFDVDQKLLDQTEWFDDEIIGTKHGDFFVKRSINYSKRTQSITSDDLF